Genomic DNA from Setaria italica strain Yugu1 chromosome V, Setaria_italica_v2.0, whole genome shotgun sequence:
ACTCACATGACTTCCAAGATATACTACCATTAGAGCATTAGTCCTTAGATATTCCTAAGGAAATTAAATATTAATCAGTACTAATTACTCTTACCTGAGTGCTGAAGTCAATTTTTGATTACCTAATGTCCAAAATAAGCAATAATTATTGGATCAACGTTGACAACTGTTATTCTGATCTTACATTGCAAAAATTTATACCTTTAGAGAGCAGCCCAAGGAAGACTAAATGAGAGCATCTCCAAGAGCCTCTCTAAACTCCACTCTCCCTATCTCTATTTAGAGAGCCATTGCTTGAGGCAAGGGAACGAGGAAGAGTCGAACAGCACACTACTTCTGAGGGACGCTAGACTCTGGAGACAGGGAAGAGCCATCAGGCGTAGCCATTCGAATGTGCAATCCTGCACCACGAGCTCTCTGATCTCTGAATTGGGGGcgtccaccaccaccgtcgAGGATCTGCCCTTGGCTCTGCTGCAGCCGCAGGAGATGAGGTGGAACGTCTGCAGCTGCAAGCACGAGTTGAAGATACCCTCATAGGCTGAGGCGGGCGTCGATTCAGGTATGTCTTGCAGGACTAGCATGGTGAGCGCGCCGTACTCGTGCAGCGGCGGGGGGACGCAGCCTCCAAGCTTGAGGCTTCGCAGGCGTGCTGCCCGGGGCTCCCTGCACAGGCCGTGGCTGGGAAAGGTGTGGACGTCTTTCCGTTGCTTAAATACTGGCTTAGCGACAGCCTCCAGGTCGTCGACACCCCAGGCATCGATGGCCTCCGTGATTAGCCGGTTCATGCAGCCTGTGTTGCCGGTGATAAAGAACTCAAGTCTCAGCTTGTTGACTCTCCGGTGGGGGCCTTCCAAGAAACGGTCGGCGGAGCTGATGAAGGCACGCATGGCGCGGCGCTCGTACCTCCTGATGTTCGGCAAGAGCTCCTCCCTTATGGCGCCTATTCTATAGTGCAGAAGACTTCTCTTCTTCCAGATGTCGCGGTAGAGGAGGACCCATCGGTGGTACCGCGGCGGGAGTAGGTCGCCGATCCTTAAATCAAGGGCCGGCAGCTCGCGTGGGAGGTGCGCCCAGCGCCTTGATAGCAAACCGGTGCCGAGCGCCGTGCGGGTGTCGAGACGGCGcaggacaaggaggaggaggtcgtcggGCAGGGCGCTTATCCGGTCTTCAGGGCGGGCCGACAGCAGCCTGCGCCGCAGCAGAAATCGACCCGCCCTGCTCCTGCCACTCGCCATGGGAGAGCTACCGGCCGCCAGCTGCCGGCACTGGAGCAGGAATCGACCCGCCGCGCTCCCGCTCCCGGTCCTGGCACTGCTCCTCGCCATGAGAGAGCTACCTCCACCTGCGCGACGAACCGAGTAGCGGGCAGATGtctcgcggccgcggcggcgcttaAATAGAGCCGTCGGGATCGACATCGAAAATTGTTCGGACTAGGCCTGACAAGTTTGCGACTTTGGGCCTGTTTGGGTCCGGCgtgacatgtcacatcggatgtttagatactaattataagtattaaatataatctaatataaaactaattgcacatatggagtctaattcgcaagacgaatctattaagcctaattagtccatgatttgataatgtggtgctacagtaaccatttgctaatgatggattaattagtttaatagattcgtctcgcgaattagtataggggttctgcagttagttttataattagctcgtgtttagtcctcctaattagcatccgaacatccgacgtgactctcctaaagtttagtaccttgtatccaaacaccccctttgtGTGGAACGGCGACTCGGAATCGGAAGAGATACGACTCGCGGCCGCAGGTGGATCGGCGACTCGGAATCGAAGTAGATACGACTCGTGGGCGGCTGCCGCGGCAAGATCTGGGGGAACGAGCATCGATTGTGGGTCTGGGGTTGGGAGAAATGGACACGAAGCGCTTCAGGTACAGGGGACTATCAGCGAGGGGAGCTCGAGTGGAAGAAGGAGAGGCAGGAGCGGCAGCTGGCGATTGTTCGATGGGGGCGGCGCCCGGCGTGCTGTGCCGCTGTTTATTTCTCCCCCAAGCTTAACAGCGGCGGCGCAAATTTGTCGGGGAGACGAGACGATGAAACTGGACCTGGTGGTAGGCCTTAGGGGGTTTTTTTCAGTGGAGGCCCGTTtgcggattttttttttcattcaccCATCAGCTTCGTGCAGTGCTTGGGCCGGTGGGATTGTCTAATGTCCTGTCCCACCCCTGCAGTGGTCGTGCAGCAGCAGCTCGAACCGGACTTTGGGCCTTCACAGGTAAATTAGGCCCAGAACCGTATTAGCAACCGACTTGGGCTTGGGCGGCCCAGATACGGCGGCGCACTCACCACACTGGAGGCGGAAATCATATGATCATATCTATCTTCCACGAGATTTTTTCCGACCCACCTTTCACTGTTTGAAATCCGCGCAACATTACGTGGACCATTGAGATTgcatttatttaaaaaataataatattttagatgaactatctcagcagtttttttttaaaaaagttggtgaatgtTTCTTCTCATTCctttaatttttctatattgTATCAAAACATTTTATTAAAAAGTTTTTACATTCTCAATTCCTATAGAATTGCAAATGTCATGCAACTCTATTCCTATATTTTTCATATTCCTATATTTTTAGATTCCTTCATTTCAAAGAGGCCTTGAACTAAAAAGAGCTCTTTGACAGTGCATAATACTAGACTATACTAATATTCGGGAATGACCAGTATAAAAACATCCGACCTATGGTATGGGTAGAATACATGAGTAGTATTTGGAGTACAAGGGTATCATAGTAAAAAGAACACAAATGCTatcactataattttattttttaacactagcataaagtttaaaagaccAGTACATctgaaatatcactttttacaatataataattactaaattattcaTAATAATGAATatttagatcttatatatacttatacccactaagtagtagtattATGTAATGTAAAAGAGTTCACCGTGAATCTCAAATGGAAATATAAATGCATAATAGCTAGGCTGGGTACTATACTACCACCAGTGCTGCCAACATGGTTACCCAGACAATTTCTGTCGAGCCAAGATTGTCCCAAATGCACCTATATATATGGTCTCCTtgcttcctcttgccatctcaCTAATA
This window encodes:
- the LOC101764506 gene encoding uncharacterized protein LOC101764506 translates to MARSSARTGSGSAAGRFLLQCRQLAAGSSPMASGRSRAGRFLLRRRLLSARPEDRISALPDDLLLLVLRRLDTRTALGTGLLSRRWAHLPRELPALDLRIGDLLPPRYHRWVLLYRDIWKKRSLLHYRIGAIREELLPNIRRYERRAMRAFISSADRFLEGPHRRVNKLRLEFFITGNTGCMNRLITEAIDAWGVDDLEAVAKPVFKQRKDVHTFPSHGLCREPRAARLRSLKLGGCVPPPLHEYGALTMLVLQDIPESTPASAYEGIFNSCLQLQTFHLISCGCSRAKGRSSTVVVDAPNSEIRELVVQDCTFEWLRLMALPCLQSLASLRSSVLFDSSSFPCLKQWLSK